A genomic segment from Triticum dicoccoides isolate Atlit2015 ecotype Zavitan chromosome 1A, WEW_v2.0, whole genome shotgun sequence encodes:
- the LOC119362660 gene encoding uncharacterized protein LOC119362660 — MDRERKELRKRRTSGHLRYPELKRQKQRNPYVAARSTSPDCNFWDNRQKELYDQFCHEKKVFKHRFVEWSDIADAETCPFDLSTKYEDLGLKGLTSNNSSWVWNEEVVRQFYGTLYVDPDRREMHFMIGSQHCFATKEDLEKALLIEPRADSLVLHTWDDFDVYSLFRVPNPDIGLVRDLKTEVDLIQRINRHTIFPKSGNRGGCTTMLLKLAYAIYHGKQFDIAHFLLSEMCEAIDTVNHALPYAPLIFCLLRHLKCDLTNIDTKCCLKKYSLHLASLNREQRAASAEHEVIEVQHQQPMSYSHQLPQPVNPEPVNPDSTVASNAQLSKLIEGLHEKVVKGFEAIEKRLYTMEVLFSVLSSEVSEMKACMLDPCHALNGDKQKRAQAEAHQGGDGPSAAADP, encoded by the coding sequence ATGGATAGGGAAAGGAAGGAGCTGAGGAAGAGGAGGACATCGGGCCATTTGAGGTATCCTGAACTTAAGAGGCAGAAGCAACGTAACCCTTATGTTGCTGCTAGATCTACCTCTCCTGACTGCAATTTCTGGGACAACAGACAGAAAGAGCTATATGATCAGTTCTGTCATGAGAAGAAAGTGTTTAAGCATAGATTTGTGGAGTGGTCAGATATAGCTGATGCTGAAACATGCCCTTTTGATTTGTCCACTAAGTATGAGGATCTTGGTCTCAAAGGTCTAACCAGCAACAATTCATCTTGGGTTTGGAATGAAGAGGTCGTGAGACAGTTTTATGGCACCCTTTATGTTGATCCTGATCGCAGGGAAATGCATTTCATGATAGGCTCACAGCATTGTTTTGCTACCAAGGAAGATCTTGAAAAGGCCTTGCTAATTGAGCCTAGAGCTGACAGCCTTGTTTTGCACACATGGGATGATTTTGATGTTTATTCTCTCTTTCGAGTACCTAATCCCGACATTGGTCTAGTTAGGGATCTTAAAACTGAAGTTGATCTCATCCAAAGGATAAATCGACATACAATTTTTCCTAAATCAGGAAATCGAGGTGGATGCACCACCATGCTTCTCAAGCTTGCCTATGCCATTTACCACGGAAAGCAGTTTGACATTGCTCATTTCCTCCTCAGTGAGATGTGTGAGGCCATTGACACTGTAAATCATGCACTGCCATATGCACCTCTTATATTTTGTCTTCTTCGCCATCTGAAGTGTGACCTTACAAACATTGATACCAAATGCTGCCTCAAGAAGTACTCCCTGCACCTTGCAAGCTTGAATCGTGAACAACGTGCTGCCTCAGCTGAGCATGAAGTTATAGAGGTGCAGCACCAGCAGCCCATGTCCTATTCTCATCAGCTACCGCAACCAGTTAATCCTGAACCAGTTAATCCTGATTCAACAGTTGCCAGCAATGCTCAACTTTCAAAACTGATAGAGGGGTTGCACGAGAAAGTTGTGAAAGGATTCGAGGCAATTGAGAAACGACTTTACACAATGGAAGTTCTCTTCTCAGTCTTATCTTCAGAAGTTAGTGAGATGAAAGCTTGTATGCTTGATCCTTGTCATGCGCTGAACGGCGACAAACAAAAAAGGGCACAAGCTGAAGCTCATCAAGGTGGCGATGGTCCTTCTGCAGCAGCTGATCCATAG